The Peribacillus simplex genome contains a region encoding:
- the splB gene encoding spore photoproduct lyase: MKPFMPQLVYIEPRALEYPLGRELKKKFEDLNIEIRETTSHNQIRDLPGENDLQKYRVAKSTLVVGIRKTLKFDSSKPSAEYAIPLATGCMGHCHYCYLQTTLGSKPYIRTYVNLDEIFEAAEKYINERKPEITRFEAACTSDIVGIDHLTHSLKRAIEYFGKSEYGVLRFVTKFHHVDHLLDAEHNGKTRFRFSINSRFVIKNFEPGTSSFEERMEAARKVAGAGYPLGFIVAPIYRHEAWKEGYHELFERLSEALNGVDIPDLTFELIQHRFTGPAKKVIQKNYPKTKLELDETKRKYKWGRYGIGKYVYQKEEAAELETTIRGYIAEFFPKAEIQYFT; the protein is encoded by the coding sequence ATGAAACCATTTATGCCACAGTTAGTATATATCGAGCCAAGGGCACTGGAATACCCGCTTGGCCGGGAGTTAAAAAAGAAATTCGAAGATTTGAACATTGAAATCCGTGAGACCACATCGCATAACCAAATTAGGGATCTTCCTGGAGAAAATGATCTGCAAAAATATCGTGTCGCTAAATCGACGCTTGTGGTAGGAATCAGAAAAACATTGAAATTCGATTCTTCAAAGCCATCTGCTGAATATGCCATACCCCTTGCTACAGGGTGTATGGGGCATTGTCATTATTGTTATTTACAGACGACACTCGGATCAAAACCATATATTAGGACATATGTGAATCTTGACGAAATTTTCGAAGCAGCCGAAAAATATATAAATGAGAGAAAGCCTGAAATTACCCGTTTTGAGGCAGCCTGTACATCGGATATCGTCGGAATTGACCATTTGACACATTCGTTAAAAAGAGCCATAGAATATTTTGGAAAAAGTGAATACGGGGTTCTTAGGTTCGTAACTAAATTTCATCATGTCGACCATCTGTTGGATGCTGAACATAATGGGAAAACGAGATTTCGCTTCAGTATAAATTCACGTTTCGTGATAAAGAATTTCGAGCCCGGAACTTCGAGCTTCGAAGAAAGGATGGAAGCGGCACGTAAAGTGGCAGGTGCCGGATATCCCCTCGGTTTTATCGTAGCTCCAATATATCGTCATGAAGCATGGAAGGAGGGCTACCATGAATTATTCGAACGGTTGAGTGAGGCTTTGAATGGGGTGGATATCCCTGACTTGACTTTCGAATTAATACAGCATCGCTTTACTGGCCCAGCAAAAAAAGTGATTCAAAAAAACTACCCGAAAACAAAATTGGAACTGGACGAAACGAAGCGTAAATATAAATGGGGCCGATATGGAATTGGTAAATATGTTTATCAAAAAGAAGAAGCCGCAGAACTGGAAACGACCATTCGTGGGTATATAGCGGAATTCTTCCCGAAAGCGGAAATTCAGTATTTTACTTGA
- a CDS encoding rhodanese-like domain-containing protein: MEILYTLLIILGVVIAYSLFNWYRQRKIVKTLTQDEFIANYRKVQLIDVREPNDFDNGHILGARNIPMTQMKTRLVEIRPDKPVYLYAQSEIISGRAAAMLYKKGYRELFHLKGGFKMWTGKIKAKK; encoded by the coding sequence TTGGAAATATTATATACACTGCTCATCATCTTAGGAGTGGTTATTGCGTATTCACTTTTTAATTGGTACCGCCAGCGTAAAATCGTTAAAACATTAACACAGGACGAATTTATCGCTAACTACAGAAAAGTGCAGCTAATCGATGTGCGGGAACCGAATGATTTCGATAATGGTCATATCTTAGGCGCAAGAAACATCCCTATGACTCAAATGAAAACGCGCTTGGTCGAAATTAGGCCGGACAAGCCTGTATATTTGTACGCTCAAAGCGAAATCATCAGCGGAAGAGCTGCAGCCATGCTATACAAAAAGGGCTACAGGGAACTTTTTCACCTAAAGGGCGGTTTCAAGATGTGGACCGGGAAAATCAAAGCAAAGAAATAA
- a CDS encoding lipoate--protein ligase family protein has protein sequence MTKDKWGFIDSGYCSPAFNMALDEALLNWQSKGGIPPIIRFYGWDPATLSIGYFQKAEAEIDLEEVKRQGLGFVRRPTGGRAVLHEHELTYSVIVPESYPGMPTTVTEAYRVISEGILMGFRNLGLDAYFAVPRTDQEKEALKSPRSSVCFDAPSWYELVVEGRKVAGSAQTRQKGVILQHGSILLELDDDKLFSVFKFSNDRVKERMQKNLKNKAVAINDIAGRKITIPEAKEAFEKGFAEGLSIELEPYVLTEKQLLEVKAIAESKYESDEWNFMR, from the coding sequence ATGACTAAAGATAAATGGGGTTTTATAGATTCGGGGTATTGTTCACCGGCTTTTAATATGGCGTTGGACGAAGCACTGTTAAACTGGCAAAGCAAAGGGGGAATTCCGCCAATCATACGCTTTTACGGCTGGGATCCAGCGACATTGTCGATTGGTTATTTTCAAAAGGCTGAAGCGGAAATTGATTTGGAAGAGGTCAAAAGGCAGGGCCTTGGATTTGTTCGCAGGCCAACAGGAGGACGAGCGGTACTGCACGAGCATGAATTGACTTATAGCGTAATCGTTCCAGAATCCTATCCGGGAATGCCAACTACCGTTACTGAAGCATATCGTGTTATTTCTGAAGGAATATTAATGGGATTCAGGAATCTGGGATTGGATGCTTATTTTGCCGTGCCTCGAACCGATCAGGAAAAAGAGGCTTTAAAATCGCCCAGGTCTTCCGTCTGTTTTGATGCTCCAAGCTGGTATGAACTGGTCGTCGAGGGCAGGAAGGTCGCTGGCAGCGCTCAAACCAGGCAAAAAGGCGTCATCCTTCAGCACGGGTCCATTTTGCTTGAACTTGATGATGATAAGCTCTTTAGCGTATTTAAATTCTCAAATGACAGGGTTAAAGAGAGAATGCAAAAAAACCTGAAAAATAAAGCTGTGGCCATAAATGACATTGCTGGGAGAAAGATTACCATCCCTGAAGCGAAAGAAGCTTTTGAAAAAGGTTTTGCCGAAGGACTTTCGATCGAGTTAGAGCCATACGTCCTAACTGAAAAGCAATTGCTGGAAGTGAAGGCCATTGCAGAAAGCAAATATGAAAGCGATGAATGGAATTTCATGAGATAG
- a CDS encoding patatin-like phospholipase family protein, with translation MIIDGVFSGGGIKGYGLVGALQELEERGFVFHRTAGTSAGSIIAAFVAAGYTGKEMEKLFLDIDLSGLLDKRRGLLPIPLAKWLLVYWKLGLYKGNALETWVAGKLAERNVVTFKDIRPKSLRIISSDITNGKLVVLPDDLPNYGIDPNTFPVAKAVRMSCSIPYFFEPVKIDVGKSKILFVDGGVLSNFPMWLFNSDHVRKERPVIGLRLSVDEIWKPHEVDNAVELFSALFKTMKDAHDARYISKKHVHNIVFIPMKGISAMDFNLNDEKKGELMNRGRQCTKEFLKKWTY, from the coding sequence ATGATTATTGACGGCGTTTTTTCCGGAGGAGGGATTAAAGGCTACGGTTTAGTGGGAGCCCTGCAGGAATTAGAAGAACGGGGATTTGTATTCCATCGAACAGCCGGTACGAGTGCAGGATCCATAATTGCGGCTTTCGTAGCAGCTGGGTACACAGGTAAAGAAATGGAAAAGCTTTTTCTTGATATAGATTTAAGCGGCCTGCTGGATAAAAGGCGTGGTCTTTTGCCTATCCCGCTTGCCAAATGGCTCCTTGTATACTGGAAACTTGGCCTTTATAAAGGCAATGCACTGGAGACATGGGTCGCCGGTAAACTTGCCGAAAGGAATGTAGTCACCTTTAAGGATATTCGACCGAAATCCCTCCGAATCATAAGCTCTGACATTACAAATGGGAAATTGGTGGTCCTGCCTGATGATTTACCGAACTATGGCATTGATCCAAACACTTTTCCAGTGGCAAAGGCAGTAAGAATGAGTTGTAGCATTCCTTATTTTTTTGAGCCAGTCAAAATTGATGTCGGAAAAAGCAAGATCCTTTTTGTTGATGGAGGTGTGTTAAGCAATTTTCCAATGTGGCTATTCAATTCAGATCATGTAAGAAAGGAAAGGCCGGTCATCGGCTTGCGGCTAAGCGTCGATGAGATATGGAAACCGCATGAAGTGGATAATGCGGTTGAATTGTTCTCCGCATTATTCAAAACGATGAAAGATGCCCATGATGCACGGTATATTTCCAAGAAACACGTCCATAATATTGTATTTATCCCGATGAAGGGAATTTCTGCAATGGATTTCAATTTGAATGATGAAAAAAAAGGTGAATTGATGAATCGGGGCAGGCAGTGCACGAAAGAATTCCTTAAAAAATGGACTTATTGA
- a CDS encoding vitamin B12-dependent ribonucleotide reductase — protein MSVVIKEALKVDLERLNKDISLFPQVHPVTADMKMAHKGVSRLVMLDRYSFKDTEKITLSAGDFVVLTIKEDPKFPARGLGYIVEIDWETKKAKVLVDEEFRGVLDNPEEVETGIVNRPLDIIEKPLEIYYEQIAKRNATGLASVETTEEKRTEWFNKFYEELKNLNFVPAGRVLYGAGSNTDVTYFNCYVMPFVPDSREGISEHRKQVMEIMSRGGGVGTNGSTLRPRNTLAKGVNGKSSGSVSWLDDIAKLTHLVEQGGSRRGAQMIMLADWHPDIAEFIISKMQNPRILRYLVENTKDEAIKKYATDKLKFTPHTEQETAMYQGIINYKQIPGLGGFSEKIIRDAEEKIRTGGTYSVHNSDFLTGANISICLTKEFMEAAEQDAEYELRFPDVESYNAEEMAIYNEEWHNVGDVREWEKMGHKVRVYRKIRAKELWNLINICATYSAEPGIFFIDNANEMTNAKAYGQQVVATNPCGEQPLAPYSVCNLAAVNLAEMADKDSKTVNFEKLKQTVEVGVRMQDNVIDATPYFLDENKKQALGERRVGLGVMGLHDLLIYCETEYGSEEGNILVDKVFETIATTAYRASVELAKEKGSFPFLIGSTDKETNELRTRFTHTGFMEKMPEDIRESVAAHGIRNSHLLTVAPTGSTGTMVGVSTGLEPYFSFTYFRSGRLGKFIEVKADIVQEYLDRHPEADTEELPKWFISAMELAPEAHADVQCIIQRWIDSSISKTVNAPKGYTVEQVEKVYERLYKGGAKGGTVYVDGSRDSQVLTLKAEENQMDEQLEMDELTDVEVKKKVVLVDTINELRSTNVTIGSEVGNTCPVCRKGEVQEMGGCNTCTNCGAQLKCGL, from the coding sequence ATGTCGGTTGTAATAAAAGAAGCTTTAAAGGTTGATCTAGAAAGGTTGAATAAGGATATTTCTTTATTTCCCCAGGTTCACCCTGTAACTGCTGATATGAAAATGGCGCATAAGGGAGTGTCCCGTCTAGTCATGCTTGACCGCTATTCTTTTAAGGATACTGAAAAAATCACACTCTCGGCAGGCGATTTCGTCGTGTTGACGATTAAGGAAGATCCGAAATTCCCGGCAAGGGGTCTCGGGTACATCGTTGAAATTGATTGGGAAACGAAAAAAGCCAAGGTATTGGTGGATGAAGAATTCCGTGGCGTATTGGATAATCCGGAAGAAGTGGAGACGGGGATTGTAAACCGTCCGTTGGATATTATCGAAAAGCCGCTTGAAATATACTATGAACAAATTGCGAAACGTAATGCAACGGGCTTGGCATCGGTGGAAACCACGGAAGAAAAAAGAACGGAATGGTTCAATAAATTCTATGAAGAATTAAAGAACCTTAATTTTGTCCCGGCTGGACGAGTATTATACGGTGCAGGTTCCAATACGGACGTTACTTATTTCAACTGCTATGTGATGCCATTCGTACCGGATTCACGTGAAGGGATCTCAGAACATAGGAAACAAGTGATGGAGATCATGAGCCGCGGCGGCGGAGTGGGTACGAACGGATCGACACTGCGACCAAGGAACACTCTGGCAAAAGGGGTGAATGGAAAATCCTCGGGGTCGGTATCATGGCTTGACGATATTGCGAAACTGACGCATCTTGTTGAACAGGGCGGTAGCAGACGCGGCGCGCAAATGATCATGCTTGCTGATTGGCACCCTGATATTGCGGAGTTCATCATTTCCAAAATGCAAAATCCAAGGATTCTGCGTTACCTAGTGGAAAACACTAAAGATGAAGCCATTAAGAAATATGCGACGGATAAATTGAAATTCACGCCGCACACGGAACAGGAAACGGCTATGTATCAAGGGATCATCAATTATAAGCAGATTCCTGGCCTAGGTGGATTCAGTGAGAAAATCATTAGGGATGCAGAAGAAAAGATCCGTACAGGTGGAACGTACAGTGTCCATAATTCGGATTTTCTGACAGGAGCCAATATCTCTATTTGCCTGACTAAGGAATTTATGGAAGCGGCGGAACAAGATGCGGAATACGAATTGCGTTTTCCTGATGTAGAAAGCTATAATGCCGAAGAAATGGCCATTTACAATGAAGAGTGGCATAATGTCGGTGATGTTCGTGAGTGGGAGAAAATGGGTCACAAAGTCCGTGTTTACCGTAAAATCCGAGCTAAAGAGCTTTGGAACTTAATAAACATTTGTGCGACATATTCTGCTGAACCAGGAATTTTCTTTATCGATAATGCTAATGAAATGACGAATGCCAAAGCATACGGTCAGCAGGTCGTTGCCACGAACCCTTGTGGCGAACAGCCATTGGCCCCATATTCAGTATGTAACCTTGCGGCAGTCAATCTGGCTGAAATGGCTGATAAAGATAGCAAAACGGTTAATTTCGAGAAACTTAAGCAAACCGTCGAAGTCGGTGTGCGTATGCAGGACAATGTCATTGACGCAACTCCTTATTTCTTGGATGAAAACAAAAAACAGGCACTTGGCGAGCGACGGGTTGGACTTGGTGTAATGGGTCTGCATGACCTGTTGATCTACTGTGAAACGGAATATGGTTCTGAAGAAGGAAATATCCTGGTTGACAAGGTGTTTGAAACGATTGCGACTACAGCTTACAGGGCTTCCGTGGAACTCGCTAAAGAAAAAGGCAGTTTCCCGTTCCTGATCGGGTCAACGGACAAAGAAACCAATGAGCTTAGAACACGTTTCACCCATACCGGATTTATGGAAAAAATGCCGGAAGATATCAGGGAAAGTGTTGCTGCACATGGTATCCGCAACTCTCATTTATTGACAGTGGCTCCTACAGGAAGCACAGGAACGATGGTTGGGGTATCAACTGGTCTTGAACCATATTTCTCCTTCACGTATTTCCGCAGCGGCCGTCTGGGTAAATTCATTGAAGTGAAGGCTGACATTGTACAGGAATACTTGGACCGTCATCCGGAAGCCGATACGGAAGAGCTTCCAAAATGGTTCATTTCCGCTATGGAATTAGCTCCGGAAGCACATGCTGATGTTCAATGCATCATTCAGCGCTGGATTGACAGCTCGATCAGTAAGACAGTAAATGCTCCAAAAGGATATACGGTCGAACAAGTTGAAAAAGTATATGAACGTCTATACAAAGGCGGAGCAAAAGGCGGTACTGTATATGTGGATGGCAGCCGTGACAGTCAGGTCCTTACGCTCAAAGCGGAAGAGAACCAAATGGACGAGCAGCTTGAAATGGATGAATTGACAGATGTTGAAGTTAAGAAAAAAGTTGTATTGGTCGATACGATAAATGAACTGCGTTCGACGAATGTTACAATTGGATCGGAAGTGGGTAACACTTGCCCGGTCTGCCGTAAAGGTGAAGTCCAGGAAATGGGCGGATGCAATACTTGCACGAATTGCGGAGCGCAATTAAAATGCGGGCTATAA
- the gcvPB gene encoding aminomethyl-transferring glycine dehydrogenase subunit GcvPB, with translation MNNQDQSLIFEISTSGRIGYSLPEMDVATIPLEEILPADYIREEEAALPEVSELDIMRHYTALSKRNHGVDSGFYPLGSCTMKYNPKINENVARFNGFAHIHPYQDPATVQGALGLLFDLQEHLTEITGMDQVTLQPAAGAHGEWTGLMMIRAFHEANGDTERTKVIVPDSAHGTNPASATVAGLETITVKSDENGLVDLEDLKRVVGPDTAALMLTNPNTLGLFEENILEMAQLVHDAGGKLYYDGANLNAVLSKARPGDMGFDVVHLNLHKTFTGPHGGGGPGSGPVGVKSDLIPYLPKPLVVKQGEQFVLDYDRPQSIGRVKPYYGNFGINVRAYTYIRSMGPDGLKAVTENAVINANYMMRRLEPFFDLPYNRHCKHEFVLSGRRQKKLGVRTLDIAKRLLDFGYHPPTIYFPLNVEEGMMIEPTETESKETLDAFIDAMIQIAKEAEETPEIVQEAPHTTVIKRLDETLAARKPVLRYQA, from the coding sequence ATGAATAATCAAGATCAATCACTCATTTTTGAAATCAGTACTTCCGGTCGAATCGGATACAGTCTGCCAGAAATGGATGTTGCAACTATTCCGCTCGAAGAAATTCTTCCTGCCGATTACATCCGTGAAGAAGAGGCAGCGCTTCCTGAGGTGTCCGAACTGGATATCATGCGTCATTATACAGCACTTTCCAAACGGAATCATGGGGTGGATTCGGGTTTTTATCCGCTGGGTTCATGCACGATGAAATATAATCCGAAGATAAATGAAAATGTGGCACGCTTCAACGGTTTTGCCCATATCCATCCATATCAGGATCCGGCTACTGTTCAGGGAGCATTGGGATTATTATTTGATTTGCAGGAACACTTAACGGAAATCACCGGGATGGACCAAGTGACATTACAGCCTGCAGCAGGTGCTCACGGTGAGTGGACTGGATTGATGATGATTCGCGCTTTTCACGAAGCGAATGGCGATACAGAACGGACTAAAGTGATTGTACCTGATTCTGCACACGGTACGAATCCTGCCTCTGCAACTGTTGCCGGACTTGAAACGATTACAGTGAAGTCGGATGAAAATGGGTTGGTCGACCTGGAAGATTTAAAGCGTGTTGTCGGACCGGATACGGCGGCCTTGATGCTGACGAACCCCAATACATTGGGATTGTTTGAAGAAAACATTTTGGAAATGGCACAACTTGTCCATGACGCAGGTGGGAAACTTTATTATGATGGAGCCAATCTGAATGCAGTCCTATCAAAAGCACGACCGGGTGATATGGGCTTTGATGTGGTTCACTTAAATCTCCATAAAACATTCACAGGCCCGCATGGCGGGGGCGGCCCGGGTTCTGGTCCTGTAGGGGTGAAGTCGGACTTGATTCCCTACTTGCCTAAACCGCTTGTGGTCAAACAAGGTGAGCAATTCGTTCTTGATTATGATCGCCCGCAATCCATTGGCAGGGTAAAACCTTATTATGGTAATTTCGGGATAAACGTGAGGGCATATACGTACATTCGGTCAATGGGTCCTGATGGCCTTAAAGCCGTCACCGAGAATGCGGTCATCAATGCCAATTATATGATGCGTAGGTTGGAACCATTTTTTGACTTACCATATAATCGTCATTGTAAGCATGAATTCGTATTAAGCGGACGCCGTCAAAAGAAATTAGGGGTAAGGACTCTCGATATAGCCAAAAGATTGCTGGATTTCGGGTATCATCCTCCAACCATTTACTTCCCGTTAAACGTGGAAGAAGGAATGATGATAGAACCGACTGAAACCGAGTCAAAAGAAACGCTGGATGCGTTCATCGATGCGATGATCCAGATTGCCAAGGAAGCGGAAGAAACCCCTGAAATCGTTCAGGAAGCTCCGCATACAACCGTTATAAAGCGGCTTGATGAAACTCTTGCTGCAAGAAAACCTGTTCTGCGCTATCAAGCCTAG
- the gcvT gene encoding glycine cleavage system aminomethyltransferase GcvT, with the protein MTNLKRTPLFEVYREYGGKTIDFGGWELPVQFSGIKDEHEAVRTKAGLFDVSHMGEVDVKGPGSRAFLQKMLTNDISKLQQGGAQYTAMCYENGGTVDDLIVYKRAEDDYLLVVNAANTEKDFNWLQANLTEDVQISNVSSDYTQLALQGPSAEKILQKLSGNTDLSEIGFFKFKENVLINGISTLVSRTGYTGEDGFEIYSDSENGPALWKAIMEAGKEEGVQPIGLGARDTLRFEAKLPLYGQELSADITPLEAGIGFAVKVDKEMDFFGKAVLAEQKEKGAPRKLVGIEMIDRGIPRHGYKVYSGDKVIGEVTTGTQSPTLKKNVGLVLIDKEFSVLDAEVEVEIRSKRLKAVIIQTPFYKKPRK; encoded by the coding sequence TTGACCAATTTAAAAAGAACACCACTATTTGAGGTTTATCGTGAATACGGAGGTAAAACGATTGATTTTGGCGGCTGGGAACTTCCTGTCCAATTTTCGGGTATAAAGGACGAACATGAAGCCGTACGTACAAAAGCGGGGTTATTCGATGTTTCCCATATGGGGGAAGTCGATGTTAAGGGTCCTGGGAGCCGTGCCTTTTTACAGAAGATGCTGACTAATGATATATCAAAGCTGCAACAGGGCGGTGCCCAATATACCGCCATGTGTTATGAAAACGGAGGCACGGTTGATGATCTTATCGTGTATAAAAGGGCTGAGGACGACTATCTGCTCGTGGTCAATGCAGCGAATACAGAAAAGGATTTCAATTGGCTGCAAGCTAATTTAACGGAAGATGTCCAAATTTCGAATGTATCGAGTGACTATACACAGCTGGCACTTCAAGGGCCATCTGCAGAAAAGATATTACAAAAACTATCGGGAAATACTGACTTAAGTGAAATTGGATTTTTCAAGTTCAAGGAAAATGTCCTGATTAACGGTATCTCCACGTTGGTCTCCCGTACTGGATACACTGGTGAAGATGGTTTTGAGATATATAGCGACAGTGAAAATGGCCCTGCCCTATGGAAGGCGATTATGGAAGCCGGAAAGGAAGAGGGGGTTCAGCCGATTGGTTTAGGTGCTCGTGATACCCTGCGTTTTGAAGCGAAACTGCCGCTGTATGGGCAGGAGCTTTCAGCGGACATCACCCCGCTGGAAGCCGGTATTGGTTTTGCAGTGAAAGTGGATAAGGAAATGGATTTTTTCGGGAAAGCCGTTCTTGCTGAGCAAAAGGAGAAAGGAGCTCCCCGCAAGCTTGTGGGAATTGAAATGATTGACCGTGGCATTCCACGTCATGGGTATAAGGTCTACAGCGGTGATAAGGTCATTGGCGAGGTCACGACCGGTACACAATCACCAACGTTGAAGAAAAACGTGGGATTGGTACTTATCGATAAGGAATTTTCGGTGCTGGATGCGGAAGTCGAAGTGGAAATCCGTTCCAAACGTTTGAAAGCCGTTATAATACAAACACCTTTTTATAAAAAACCACGTAAATAG
- the gcvPA gene encoding aminomethyl-transferring glycine dehydrogenase subunit GcvPA: MKHRYLPMTEQDKQEMLEVIGVSTVQELFNDIPESVRFQGEYDIKPAKSEPALMKELSRLAAKNADLKNYASFLGAGVYDHYAPVIVDHVLSRSEFYTAYTPYQPEISQGELQAIFEYQTMICELTGMDVANSSMYDGGTALAEAAMLASGQTRRKKILISGTVHPESREVVKTYAKGQRVEVVEIPYKDGVTDLAALRELANDDIAGVIVQYPNFFGRIEPLKEMEEIIHGVKSMFIVSSNPLALGALTSPGALGADIVTGDAQPFGIPAAFGGPHCGYFAVTNKLVRKVPGRLVGQTVDENGKRGFVLTLQAREQHIRRDKATSNICSNQALNALAASVAMTALGKKGVKEMAVQNIQKAHYAKKAIMAKGVEVIFDGPSFNEFVIKLPASFSEINKNLFEKGMIGGFDLGTVYPELKDHMLVAVTELRTKEEIDALAQELGDQHE; encoded by the coding sequence ATGAAACATCGTTATTTACCCATGACAGAGCAAGATAAACAAGAAATGCTGGAAGTGATAGGGGTATCTACTGTTCAAGAACTTTTCAATGATATCCCTGAAAGCGTTCGTTTTCAAGGAGAATACGATATTAAGCCTGCTAAATCGGAACCTGCATTGATGAAAGAATTATCAAGGCTTGCTGCCAAGAATGCGGACCTTAAAAACTATGCTTCCTTCCTTGGTGCGGGTGTCTATGACCATTACGCACCGGTCATCGTCGATCATGTTTTATCCCGTTCTGAGTTTTATACGGCTTATACACCCTATCAGCCTGAAATTTCACAGGGCGAGCTTCAGGCGATCTTTGAATATCAAACGATGATATGTGAATTGACGGGCATGGATGTAGCTAACTCCTCCATGTATGACGGCGGGACGGCGTTAGCTGAAGCAGCCATGCTTGCTTCAGGCCAGACACGACGCAAGAAGATTCTCATTTCAGGGACCGTTCATCCTGAATCAAGAGAAGTTGTGAAGACATATGCGAAAGGGCAACGCGTGGAAGTGGTCGAAATTCCTTATAAAGACGGTGTGACGGACTTAGCTGCTTTAAGGGAATTGGCGAATGATGACATTGCAGGAGTGATCGTGCAATATCCGAACTTTTTTGGCCGCATCGAGCCATTGAAAGAAATGGAGGAAATCATTCATGGAGTCAAGTCCATGTTTATCGTTTCCAGTAACCCGCTTGCATTGGGAGCTTTGACATCCCCTGGTGCACTCGGTGCAGATATCGTAACGGGGGATGCCCAGCCATTCGGCATTCCAGCGGCATTTGGGGGACCTCATTGTGGCTATTTTGCCGTTACTAATAAACTTGTTCGGAAAGTTCCGGGCCGACTCGTCGGTCAAACGGTGGATGAAAATGGAAAAAGAGGGTTTGTACTGACGCTCCAAGCTCGTGAACAGCACATTCGCCGTGACAAAGCCACATCCAACATTTGTTCCAATCAAGCTTTGAATGCCTTGGCAGCCTCTGTTGCAATGACCGCGCTTGGCAAAAAAGGTGTCAAAGAAATGGCCGTGCAAAATATTCAAAAAGCGCATTATGCGAAAAAAGCAATTATGGCAAAAGGGGTGGAAGTGATATTCGACGGTCCTTCGTTTAATGAATTTGTCATTAAACTGCCTGCTTCGTTTTCAGAAATCAATAAAAACCTTTTTGAAAAAGGGATGATCGGCGGCTTCGATTTAGGGACGGTTTATCCTGAGCTGAAAGACCATATGCTGGTGGCGGTAACTGAACTTAGAACAAAAGAAGAAATCGATGCACTTGCGCAGGAATTGGGGGATCAACATGAATAA
- a CDS encoding SA1362 family protein — protein MKRFISFMIYGIIALGVLGLMSRLFNDPIGFFRNILIIAIVAGIIYMIYTGLTKGKPVKKEQQAFRKAARQSKKRLKNRTSKKDNVASFSAAKSSKKIKWRKKTDSHLTVIEGKKNKKKNRASF, from the coding sequence TTGAAACGTTTCATATCTTTCATGATATACGGAATCATCGCCCTCGGAGTCCTCGGACTAATGAGCCGACTATTTAATGACCCGATTGGCTTTTTTAGAAACATTCTCATAATAGCCATTGTCGCAGGGATTATTTATATGATTTATACCGGATTAACAAAGGGAAAACCAGTTAAGAAAGAGCAGCAAGCATTCCGAAAGGCTGCCCGCCAATCGAAAAAAAGGCTGAAAAACCGAACTTCGAAAAAAGATAATGTGGCTAGCTTCTCTGCAGCAAAATCATCAAAGAAAATAAAATGGAGAAAGAAAACGGATAGTCACTTAACCGTCATCGAAGGGAAAAAGAATAAAAAGAAAAATCGGGCTTCTTTTTAA